The Miscanthus floridulus cultivar M001 chromosome 17, ASM1932011v1, whole genome shotgun sequence genome has a window encoding:
- the LOC136517188 gene encoding glutelin type-B 1-like, with amino-acid sequence MAAALPGQLSVPSSLCLLLLLCCTGAGAAASSSSWRASRGGAARECGFDGKLEALEPRHKVQSEAGSIEYFSRFTEADRELTCAGVFAVRVVVDALGLLLPRYSNLHSLVYILQGRGIIGFSFPGCQEETQQQYGYGYGYEHHHHQRPDEHHKIHRFEQGDVVAMPAGAQHWLYNDGDAPLVAIYVFDTNNNINQLEPSMRKFLLAGGFSKGQPHFAENIFKGIDARFLSEALGVSMNVTKKLQSRHDQRGEIVRVELEHGLHLLNPPSPSFPSHDQHLQYQHRQTCQRFDGDGSNNICTMEVRHSVERLDQADVYSPGAGRITRLTSHKFPILNLIQMSAVRVDLYQDAILSPYWNFNAHSAMYTIRGCARVQVASDNGTTVFDGVLRPGQLLIIPQGYLVATKARGEGFQYISFETNPNSMVSHIAGKNSVFSDLPVAVIASSYGVSMEEAAELKNSRKHELAVFTPPGGSYDQVHVGSAQQ; translated from the exons ATGGCGGCGGCACTCCCCGGCCAGCTGTCGGTCCCCTCCTCCTTGTGCCTGCTTCTCCTCCTGTGCTGCACCGGCGCCGGCGCAGCAGCCAGCAGCTCATCATGGAGGGCGTCCCGGGGAGGAGCCGCCAGGGAGTGCGGCTTCGACGGCAAGCTGGAGGCCCTGGAGCCGCGGCACAAGGTGCAGTCCGAGGCTGGCTCCATCGAGTACTTCAGCCGGTTCACCGAAGCCGACCGAGAGCTCACCTGCGCCGGCGTCTTCGCCGTCCGTGTCGTCGTCGacgccttgggcctccttcttccTCGCTACTCCAACCTCCATTCTCTTGTCTACATCCTCCAAG GGAGAGGGATTATTGGGTTCTCGTTTCCGGGATGCCAAGAAGAGACCCAGCAGCAGTATGGATACGGATATGGATatgaacatcatcatcatcagcgccCTGACGAGCATCACAAGATCCACCGATTCGAACAGGGAGATGTGGTGGCCATGCCAGCCGGTGCGCAGCACTGGCTGTACAACGACGGCGATGCGCCGCTTGTGGCGATCTACGTCTTCGACACAAACAACAACATCAACCAGCTTGAGCCTTCCATGAGG AAGTTCTTGCTGGCTGGGGGATTCAGCAAGGGGCAGCCCCACTTCGCCGAGAACATCTTTAAAGGAATCGACGCCCGGTTCCTGAGCGAAGCCCTGGGTGTCAGCATGAATGTCACTAAGAAGCTTCAGAGCCGACATGACCAGCGAGGCGAAATAGTCCGTGTGGAGCTGGAGCATGGCCTTCACCTGCTGAACCCACCGTCGCCGTCGTTTCCATCACATGACCAGCATCTTCAGTACCAGCATCGCCAAACATGTCAACGTTTTGACGGCGATGGCAGTAACAACATCTGCACCATGGAGGTGAGGCACAGCGTCGAACGCCTGGACCAGGCTGACGTCTACAGCCCTGGTGCTGGAAGGATCACACGCCTGACCAGCCACAAGTTCCCAATTCTCAACCTGATTCAGATGAGCGCGGTGCGAGTAGACCTATATCAG GATGCCATTTTGTCGCCGTACTGGAACTTCAACGCCCACAGCGCCATGTACACCATCAGAGGTTGTGCCAGGGTTCAGGTCGCCAGCGACAACGGGACGACGGTGTTCGACGGCGTGCTTCGTCCGGGGCAGCTGCTCATCATACCCCAAGGTTACCTTGTTGCCACCAAGGCACGAGGAGAAGGGTTCCAGTACATCTCCTTCGAGACGAACCCTAACTCCATGGTCAGCCACATTGCCGGGAAAAATTCCGTCTTCAGCGATTTGCCGGTGGCCGTCATCGCCAGCTCCTATGGCGTCTCCATGGAGGAAGCTGCAGAGCTGAAGAACAGTAGAAAACATGAGCTCGCTGTGTTTACTCCTCCTGGTGGCAGCTATGATCAAGTTCATGTTGGCAGCGCCCAACAGTAG